One Salvia splendens isolate huo1 chromosome 22, SspV2, whole genome shotgun sequence DNA segment encodes these proteins:
- the LOC121786507 gene encoding benzyl alcohol O-benzoyltransferase-like: MQTTIKFNVARKNPELIAPAKPTPHEFKALSDIDDQEGLRFQIPVIQFYRRNLSLKERDPVKVIRDAIANALVPYYPFAGRLREHANRKLVVECNGEGIVFIEADADVSLQQLGDALHPPFPYLDNLLHHLPATAGIIDCPLLLIQVSCFTKLYLQIAN; encoded by the coding sequence ATGCAGACAACTATAAAGTTCAATGTGGCTAGGAAAAACCCAGAGCTGATCGCTCCGGCAAAGCCAACGCCTCACGAATTCAAGGCCCTCTCTGATATCGACGATCAAGAGGGCCTCCGCTTCCAAATCCCAGTGATTCAATTCTACCGGAGAAATCTCTCCTTAAAAGAGAGAGACCCCGTGAAGGTGATCCGCGACGCCATAGCCAACGCCTTGGTTCCCTACTACCCTTTTGCCGGGCGGCTGAGGGAGCACGCCAACCGGAAGCTGGTGGTGGAGTGCAACGGAGAAGGGATAGTTTTTATTGAGGCTGATGCTGACGTGTCACTGCAGCAGCTCGGCGATGCCCTCCATCCGCCCTTCCCATATTTGGACAACTTGCTTCACCATCTCCCAGCCACTGCGGGAATCATCGATTGCCCTTTGTTACTTATTCAGGTGTCATGCTTTACTAAACTATATCTGCAAATTGCAAATTAA